In a genomic window of Corynebacterium choanae:
- a CDS encoding ATP-dependent DNA helicase: MKESTPGKTSSTDDISGSFDTQQLLAAAVQALGGAPRPGQQQMADAVANACITGKHLAVQAGTGTGKSLGYLVPAVAYAQAADTTVIVSTATIALQRQLVDRDLPRLAKALVPHLGRTPTFATLKGRNNYVCLQRISADPEGDAALVEEADLTYRGKLIAKIAQWAQETEVGDRDSLDISVPDDVWRQVSVTGKECVGASRCAFGEECFAELARKQASDVDVVVTNHAMLAIDALAENQVLPEHDVIIVDEAHELEGRITQVATERLSAAALEASAKRVKQLGAGSIVQRLVDAAEDFGQQVAELPLARMTEFPEDQTQMLSAVQASLQQVHAAISQSPDGERDNDPETFAERGLLSAHIAEQQATCQRILDVHEVDDPAKQRDVVWVEEDSLGARGLVVAPLSVAGLIGSTMMADSTAILTSATLTTGGNFRAVGRSWGLRSSAFTTLDVGTPFTPQKSGILYVAKHLPAPARGDLSPEVLDEMARLIMAAGGRTLGLFSSKRAAVYAKQQLADRLPFDILVQGDDSIGALVERFANDENACLFGTLTLWQGVDVPGPSLSLVLIDRIPFPRPDDPLLQARQQAADAAGRSGFMEVAATHAALLLAQGAGRLLRHVDDKGVVAILDSRLASKRYGSFLLASLPDFWRTTDPSICEQALVRLRRAYQQTG, translated from the coding sequence GTGAAAGAATCAACACCTGGGAAAACATCCTCTACCGATGACATTAGTGGCAGCTTCGACACACAACAGTTACTTGCCGCTGCCGTGCAAGCACTCGGTGGCGCACCGCGACCAGGTCAACAGCAGATGGCTGACGCGGTGGCAAACGCCTGTATCACAGGGAAACATTTAGCGGTACAAGCTGGGACTGGCACCGGTAAATCCTTAGGCTATCTAGTGCCGGCGGTCGCCTATGCACAGGCTGCAGACACCACAGTGATTGTGTCCACGGCAACGATCGCGTTGCAGCGTCAGCTGGTGGATCGTGATCTTCCCCGGCTTGCGAAGGCACTTGTTCCACATTTAGGCCGAACCCCGACGTTTGCCACGTTAAAAGGCCGCAATAACTATGTGTGCCTGCAGCGTATTAGTGCTGATCCGGAAGGGGATGCGGCACTCGTGGAGGAGGCTGACCTTACTTACCGGGGCAAGCTGATTGCCAAGATCGCCCAATGGGCGCAAGAAACTGAGGTTGGCGATCGGGATTCACTAGATATCAGTGTGCCTGATGATGTGTGGCGGCAGGTTAGTGTGACGGGGAAGGAATGTGTCGGTGCCAGCCGCTGCGCCTTCGGGGAGGAGTGTTTCGCGGAACTTGCCCGCAAACAGGCCAGCGATGTGGATGTGGTGGTGACGAATCATGCCATGTTGGCAATTGATGCTTTAGCCGAAAATCAAGTACTTCCCGAGCATGATGTGATCATTGTTGACGAGGCACATGAGCTGGAAGGCCGCATTACCCAGGTTGCGACTGAACGATTATCGGCGGCAGCGTTAGAGGCTTCCGCGAAACGAGTAAAACAGCTGGGTGCCGGTTCGATTGTGCAACGACTAGTTGATGCTGCAGAGGATTTTGGCCAACAGGTGGCCGAGTTACCACTTGCCCGGATGACCGAGTTTCCGGAAGATCAAACACAGATGTTGAGTGCGGTGCAAGCCTCACTGCAGCAGGTGCATGCGGCGATTAGTCAAAGCCCTGACGGGGAGCGGGATAATGATCCGGAAACGTTCGCCGAACGGGGGCTGCTCAGCGCACATATTGCCGAGCAGCAGGCAACCTGTCAACGTATTTTGGATGTGCACGAAGTCGATGATCCTGCCAAGCAGCGGGATGTGGTGTGGGTGGAAGAGGACTCGCTGGGAGCCCGGGGTTTAGTGGTTGCTCCGCTATCGGTGGCGGGTCTTATCGGGTCGACAATGATGGCGGATTCGACGGCGATTCTCACATCGGCGACGTTGACAACTGGTGGCAATTTCCGGGCGGTTGGTCGCAGCTGGGGGCTTCGTTCGAGTGCGTTTACTACGTTAGACGTGGGTACCCCGTTCACCCCGCAGAAGTCTGGGATTCTTTATGTTGCCAAGCATTTACCTGCCCCGGCGCGGGGGGATCTTTCCCCGGAGGTGCTCGATGAGATGGCTCGGCTGATTATGGCAGCTGGTGGCCGCACGTTGGGACTGTTTTCTTCGAAGCGGGCGGCAGTCTATGCGAAACAGCAGCTTGCAGACCGGCTTCCCTTTGACATTTTGGTGCAGGGGGATGATTCGATAGGCGCGTTGGTTGAGCGGTTTGCCAACGATGAGAATGCATGTTTGTTTGGCACGCTCACGTTGTGGCAGGGTGTCGATGTGCCAGGTCCGAGTTTGTCGCTGGTGCTCATTGACCGGATTCCGTTTCCTCGGCCGGATGATCCGCTGTTGCAGGCTCGCCAGCAGGCGGCGGATGCGGCTGGGCGTAGCGGGTTTATGGAAGTTGCGGCGACCCATGCGGCTTTGTTGCTGGCCCAGGGTGCTGGTCGGCTGTTGCGTCATGTGGACGATAAGGGGGTGGTGGCGATTTTGGATTCGCGATTGGCGTCGAAACGCTATGGGAGTTTCCTGCTTGCTTCGCTGCCGGATTTTTGGCGCACCACTGATCCAAGTATTTGTGAGCAGGCGTTGGTGCGGCTGCGGCGCGCCTATCAGCAAACCGGTTAA
- a CDS encoding nicotinate phosphoribosyltransferase — translation MIDSTKTSDQTELPRYRSSALLTDKYEFTMLQAALRDGTAHRQCTFEVFARRLPNERRYGVVAGTARVLRAVRDFVFSEEQLASLDFLDDATLEYLRQYRFQGDIDGYREGELYFPYSPLLTVRGTFAECVILETVILSILNADSAVASAAARMVTAAQGRELIEMGSRRTQEYAAVSASRAAYLAGFHATSNLEAAKRYGIPAAGTAAHSWTLLHVDPDGTPNELAAFQSQVDTLGVETTLLVDTFDITQGVNNAIKVAGTKLGGVRIDSGDLGILTRQVREQLDGLGAHNTKIVVSSDLDEFAIAGLVGSPVDVFGVGTSVVTGSGAPTAGMVYKLVEADGIPVAKRSRKKQSRGGTKQAIRACRATGTAVEEIVFPFGADVPDTGELTPYQLTVPLIRSGQLVDNLPTLHESREYLQGQLVTLPWEGLALSRDEPVLNTRFVGFTQSPK, via the coding sequence GTGATCGATTCGACGAAAACATCCGACCAAACTGAACTTCCCCGCTACCGGTCGTCAGCGCTGCTTACTGACAAATATGAATTCACCATGTTGCAGGCAGCATTGCGGGACGGCACAGCGCATCGCCAATGTACTTTTGAGGTGTTTGCCCGGCGGCTTCCGAATGAACGCCGCTACGGGGTGGTTGCTGGTACTGCCCGCGTGTTGCGCGCGGTACGAGACTTTGTGTTCTCCGAAGAACAGCTGGCCAGTTTGGACTTTCTCGACGATGCAACCCTGGAATATTTACGCCAATACCGTTTCCAGGGTGATATTGACGGCTATCGGGAAGGGGAACTGTACTTTCCGTATTCGCCTCTGTTGACCGTGCGCGGCACGTTTGCCGAGTGTGTCATTCTAGAGACAGTGATTTTGTCTATCCTCAATGCCGATTCGGCTGTCGCTTCCGCAGCAGCCCGCATGGTCACCGCCGCACAGGGACGTGAACTTATCGAAATGGGTTCCCGACGCACCCAAGAGTATGCGGCGGTTTCCGCGTCCCGCGCCGCCTATTTGGCGGGCTTTCATGCCACCTCCAATTTGGAGGCAGCAAAACGCTACGGGATTCCCGCTGCAGGAACAGCCGCCCACTCGTGGACACTGTTGCATGTAGATCCCGATGGCACCCCCAATGAGTTAGCTGCCTTCCAGTCGCAGGTTGACACCCTCGGGGTGGAAACCACGCTGCTCGTGGACACATTCGATATCACGCAGGGCGTAAACAATGCGATTAAGGTTGCCGGAACGAAACTTGGCGGAGTGCGGATCGACTCTGGTGATCTGGGGATTTTGACCCGGCAGGTGCGGGAGCAACTCGACGGGTTAGGGGCGCACAACACCAAAATTGTGGTCTCTAGCGACTTGGATGAGTTCGCTATCGCTGGCCTTGTGGGCTCCCCAGTTGATGTGTTCGGTGTCGGTACTTCGGTGGTCACCGGCTCTGGCGCACCTACTGCCGGAATGGTCTACAAGCTGGTGGAGGCCGATGGGATTCCGGTGGCGAAGCGGTCACGCAAGAAGCAGTCCCGCGGTGGCACCAAGCAAGCGATTCGTGCATGCCGGGCAACTGGTACTGCAGTTGAGGAGATTGTGTTCCCCTTTGGGGCCGATGTTCCCGACACCGGCGAGTTGACGCCATATCAGCTGACGGTGCCGTTAATCCGGAGCGGACAGTTGGTTGATAATCTGCCGACATTGCACGAATCACGCGAATATTTGCAAGGTCAGCTGGTCACATTGCCATGGGAGGGGCTGGCGCTGAGCCGCGACGAACCAGTATTGAACACCCGGTTTGTTGGGTTTACCCAGTCGCCGAAATAG
- a CDS encoding class I adenylate-forming enzyme family protein — translation MTEHGEVLFSEVFTHQALSSRPMLTTGGLTLTGRQAYEACQLRQSQLWDAGVRPGDVVGLVGDTSLGFAIDLLSLLGLGAIIAPLSPSFHGLRAAQQWDFLGLKWVINHPPTDVFAGVYDIGRSTSPPAAGQVSAVVEELFSAVQLTRWQPPVTRTYPPGVCLLPMTSGTTGQARAVMLTAAQLTANVRQFGQACNLHKTTVALSLLPMTHIYGLTVLLLAPLAAGGHVVCEPFRADRFLSLHEQWQVTVSFIAPPMAPLYGGGSSSSTEPLAALETIVSGAAALRAADVETLTTHTGAFLAQGYGLTEASPVTHLRRSSAQPATSIGTPLPDTRDRIVDPATGLAVADGTVGELQVAGPQVMLGYAFAPEATAAALTEDGWLRTGDLGFRDPASGAIVLVGRLKDIINYHGYTVTPHVVEQAIATCALVEDVVCGALIDEDGEEVVAALIVPRVPNPSGDDAGEKDDPTRRSAASLDAICSALITELPQVLAPFELPRQIALVTEVPRTVTGKIVRQELFHSSHTWHHLVYPRS, via the coding sequence ATGACCGAACACGGTGAGGTGCTGTTTAGTGAAGTGTTTACTCACCAGGCGTTAAGTAGCCGACCGATGCTTACTACCGGCGGGTTGACGTTGACTGGTCGGCAGGCCTACGAGGCCTGCCAGCTGCGGCAGTCGCAGCTGTGGGATGCGGGGGTTCGGCCTGGTGATGTGGTGGGGTTGGTGGGTGATACTTCGCTGGGGTTTGCGATCGACCTATTAAGTCTCCTCGGTTTGGGGGCGATTATTGCTCCGTTGTCGCCGTCGTTTCACGGCCTCCGGGCAGCACAGCAGTGGGATTTTTTAGGGCTTAAGTGGGTGATCAACCATCCCCCAACTGATGTGTTTGCCGGGGTGTATGACATTGGCCGTAGCACATCGCCACCTGCTGCTGGGCAGGTGAGTGCTGTTGTTGAGGAGCTCTTTAGTGCAGTGCAGCTCACCCGGTGGCAGCCGCCGGTGACACGCACCTATCCACCGGGGGTGTGTTTGTTGCCGATGACCTCTGGGACGACCGGGCAGGCGCGCGCGGTGATGCTGACTGCGGCGCAACTTACTGCTAATGTGCGCCAGTTTGGGCAGGCCTGCAATCTGCACAAGACAACAGTGGCGTTGTCGCTGTTGCCGATGACCCATATTTATGGCTTGACAGTGTTGCTGCTTGCGCCGTTGGCCGCCGGTGGCCATGTGGTGTGTGAACCGTTTCGTGCAGATCGGTTTCTGAGCCTGCACGAACAGTGGCAGGTGACTGTTTCGTTTATCGCCCCACCGATGGCGCCGCTGTACGGTGGGGGTTCGTCGTCATCCACGGAGCCGCTTGCAGCGTTGGAAACCATTGTGTCCGGGGCGGCTGCCCTGCGGGCGGCCGATGTGGAGACACTGACCACTCATACCGGTGCGTTTCTTGCACAGGGCTATGGACTGACTGAGGCAAGCCCTGTTACGCATCTGCGGCGCAGTAGTGCGCAGCCGGCTACAAGCATCGGTACTCCCCTGCCCGATACCCGCGATCGGATTGTTGACCCGGCCACAGGTCTTGCGGTGGCCGACGGCACTGTAGGCGAATTACAGGTTGCAGGGCCGCAAGTGATGCTCGGCTACGCATTCGCCCCGGAAGCGACTGCTGCAGCACTCACCGAGGATGGCTGGCTGCGAACTGGTGACTTAGGTTTCCGTGATCCTGCCAGTGGGGCGATTGTGCTCGTCGGACGGCTAAAAGACATCATCAACTATCACGGTTACACGGTCACCCCGCATGTGGTGGAGCAGGCAATCGCCACCTGTGCACTGGTCGAAGATGTGGTTTGTGGGGCGCTCATTGATGAAGACGGCGAGGAGGTTGTCGCCGCGTTGATTGTGCCCCGTGTTCCTAATCCGAGCGGTGATGACGCAGGGGAAAAGGACGACCCCACTAGGCGATCAGCGGCATCATTGGATGCTATCTGCAGTGCGTTGATCACCGAGCTGCCACAGGTCTTAGCCCCGTTTGAATTGCCGCGCCAGATTGCACTGGTCACCGAAGTGCCGCGGACGGTCACCGGCAAAATTGTGCGACAGGAACTGTTTCATTCCTCGCATACTTGGCACCATCTGGTATATCCCCGCAGCTAG
- the serB gene encoding phosphoserine phosphatase SerB, translating to MAGQEVMVGLASGLAPAVITVSGFDRPGVTAAFFRVLSSRGVQVLDVEQSLFRGRLNLAALVGYQPADIDSLITGLNDTLRGYGQTVTVEPREALEPNRVASTHAVVVLGNPVTAAHISKIGQTLANYGANIDTIQGIADYPVTGLELKITIADPKPGGGVALRKALALLTAEIGVDIAIERAGLLRRSKRLICFDCDSTLITGEVIEMLAAHAGREKEVAEVTERAMRGELDFAESLRERVKTLAGLDASVIDEVARAIELTPGARTTIETLRQMGYRTAVVSGGFIQVLTGLAEDLQLDYVAANTLEIVDGKLTGRVIGDIVDRAAKARLLTEFAADSGLQMHQTVAVGDGANDIDMLSAAGLGIAFNAKPALKEIADASVNHPFLDEVLHILGISRDEIDDAVREHGDGDSRRVPLPPTR from the coding sequence ATGGCCGGACAAGAAGTGATGGTTGGTCTTGCCTCCGGGCTAGCCCCTGCAGTCATTACTGTTTCCGGGTTCGACCGGCCAGGGGTGACCGCTGCCTTTTTCCGAGTGTTATCCTCGCGCGGTGTGCAGGTGCTCGATGTCGAGCAGTCACTCTTTCGGGGGCGACTTAATCTTGCCGCACTTGTTGGTTACCAGCCTGCCGATATTGATTCGTTGATCACCGGGTTAAATGACACGCTGCGGGGCTATGGCCAAACCGTGACCGTGGAACCCCGGGAAGCCCTCGAGCCGAATCGGGTGGCCTCTACGCATGCTGTTGTGGTGCTGGGGAACCCGGTGACCGCTGCGCACATTTCAAAAATTGGGCAAACCTTGGCGAACTATGGTGCCAATATTGACACAATCCAAGGTATTGCCGATTATCCGGTGACTGGCTTGGAGCTGAAAATCACCATTGCCGATCCGAAACCCGGTGGCGGGGTGGCCTTGCGGAAAGCATTGGCGTTGCTCACCGCCGAAATTGGTGTCGATATCGCAATTGAGCGGGCAGGGTTGTTGCGTCGTTCCAAACGGCTGATCTGCTTCGACTGTGACTCCACGCTGATCACCGGCGAAGTTATTGAAATGTTGGCAGCCCATGCTGGCCGGGAAAAAGAAGTTGCCGAAGTGACCGAGCGAGCCATGCGCGGCGAGCTCGACTTTGCAGAATCCTTGCGGGAACGGGTGAAGACCCTTGCCGGCTTAGATGCGTCGGTCATCGACGAGGTTGCCCGTGCGATTGAACTCACTCCAGGTGCACGCACCACCATTGAAACACTCCGACAGATGGGATACCGGACAGCGGTTGTTTCTGGGGGATTTATTCAGGTGCTCACGGGGCTTGCTGAAGATCTGCAACTGGACTATGTGGCTGCAAACACCCTCGAGATTGTTGACGGTAAGCTCACCGGCCGGGTGATCGGAGACATTGTTGATCGGGCGGCGAAGGCTCGTCTATTGACTGAATTTGCAGCCGATTCAGGGTTGCAAATGCATCAGACAGTCGCTGTGGGTGACGGGGCGAATGATATCGACATGCTTTCAGCTGCCGGGCTGGGTATTGCGTTTAACGCGAAACCTGCGCTGAAAGAAATCGCTGATGCTTCGGTGAATCATCCTTTCCTTGATGAGGTACTCCACATTTTGGGTATCTCTCGCGATGAGATCGACGACGCGGTTCGCGAACACGGCGATGGTGATTCGCGGCGTGTACCGCTGCCGCCGACTCGCTAA
- a CDS encoding peptidyl-tRNA hydrolase, which yields MNLSRSDAAAHGRPQLTGDSAVSARRADIPVSASAMTFSAAGIEAAREQLLLLHARREGRLTPKPDEPWSMPLVVNMPRGVALTRQAILAAAASASVAVCLSDQATCDPVVSHALQCWYRQGIRKIARRGRGRPFAVAAALPGVTAHCDLAEVRALVPHPVAQTPPAIHRLQIAGTDAPWAENPASVDLGLPTLLVHDELAMTAGKAAAQTGHAAMLLAASLPAAALVEWWGQSFAVNIVPASGEQIAAARRLPGACTVVDAGYTEIPAHSVTVVALPSGVSHP from the coding sequence ATGAACTTATCTCGCTCTGATGCCGCAGCACATGGTCGCCCGCAACTCACTGGTGACTCAGCGGTGTCTGCTCGCCGTGCGGATATCCCTGTGTCGGCGTCTGCCATGACGTTTTCCGCTGCTGGGATAGAGGCGGCGCGGGAACAGCTTCTCCTTCTTCACGCGCGGCGGGAAGGTCGCCTCACCCCCAAACCGGATGAGCCTTGGTCAATGCCACTGGTGGTGAACATGCCGCGCGGTGTGGCTTTGACGCGTCAGGCAATATTGGCGGCTGCTGCCAGTGCCAGTGTGGCCGTGTGTCTCAGCGATCAGGCAACCTGTGATCCGGTGGTGTCGCACGCGTTGCAGTGCTGGTATCGGCAGGGGATTCGTAAAATCGCTCGACGGGGCAGGGGACGTCCCTTTGCGGTGGCCGCAGCATTACCTGGTGTGACCGCGCACTGTGACCTTGCGGAAGTCCGCGCCTTGGTGCCGCATCCGGTCGCGCAAACTCCGCCGGCGATTCATCGTCTCCAGATTGCTGGTACTGACGCTCCTTGGGCGGAGAACCCCGCCAGTGTGGATCTTGGGCTTCCCACCCTGCTGGTTCATGATGAGTTAGCAATGACTGCTGGGAAAGCTGCGGCGCAAACTGGACATGCGGCAATGCTGCTCGCAGCCTCCCTGCCGGCAGCGGCGCTGGTGGAATGGTGGGGGCAATCTTTTGCTGTCAACATTGTGCCCGCGTCCGGTGAGCAGATAGCTGCCGCCCGGAGGCTGCCTGGCGCGTGCACGGTCGTCGATGCGGGCTATACAGAAATCCCGGCGCATTCGGTGACTGTCGTCGCTTTGCCAAGCGGTGTTTCCCACCCGTAG
- a CDS encoding YwiC-like family protein: MTNATATQAGKSRRVEKPAAKKRRGGVTGWVPNQHGAWVMVTLPLVIGLCYAGSLRGLPILVPLVIAWYTGYFAFFAFGLWAKAAAVRKAQYVTPLLVYGGICAAASIAVLAQAPHLLWWAAAFGPLVAIAAFEAIQKRPRSLASGISTVIAAALMVPVAVDAVSRPITPHMMAVTGLLAMYFSAMIPFVKTLIRNRGDQRYVIGSIVAHAVALVITGGLVYFGYLHWFTAVAMGAALVRAWWMPWQVARTGKRFSPKFVGNFEVIFTVAVVIGIALAP; the protein is encoded by the coding sequence ATGACCAATGCGACAGCAACCCAAGCTGGGAAGTCCCGTCGGGTAGAAAAACCAGCAGCGAAAAAGCGGCGTGGTGGGGTCACCGGATGGGTACCTAACCAGCATGGCGCTTGGGTGATGGTAACCCTGCCACTGGTGATTGGGTTGTGTTATGCCGGGAGTCTGCGGGGGTTGCCAATTCTTGTTCCGCTGGTGATCGCCTGGTACACCGGCTATTTTGCGTTCTTTGCTTTCGGACTGTGGGCAAAAGCAGCAGCGGTGCGCAAAGCGCAATATGTCACCCCACTGTTGGTCTATGGGGGGATTTGTGCGGCAGCATCGATTGCGGTGCTTGCCCAAGCACCGCATCTGCTGTGGTGGGCTGCGGCATTCGGTCCGCTGGTGGCAATTGCTGCATTTGAGGCGATCCAGAAACGCCCCCGGTCGCTGGCATCGGGGATCTCAACGGTGATTGCTGCAGCGTTGATGGTTCCCGTCGCTGTTGATGCGGTCAGCCGCCCAATCACCCCCCATATGATGGCAGTCACCGGGCTGTTGGCCATGTATTTTTCGGCGATGATCCCGTTTGTGAAAACGCTGATCCGTAACCGGGGTGATCAACGCTATGTTATCGGCTCGATTGTTGCGCATGCGGTGGCGCTTGTGATCACCGGTGGACTTGTTTACTTCGGCTATTTGCACTGGTTTACAGCAGTGGCGATGGGCGCCGCCTTAGTGCGTGCCTGGTGGATGCCGTGGCAAGTCGCGCGAACTGGGAAACGATTCAGTCCGAAGTTTGTCGGCAACTTCGAAGTGATCTTCACTGTTGCGGTCGTTATCGGTATCGCACTTGCGCCATAG
- a CDS encoding DUF421 domain-containing protein translates to MWYSGLDPIIRIVLVGSSSYVALLVMLRIVGARSLAKFNAFDFAVTVAVGSMLATAVTSTDLAFSSGLAAIALMLVLQFIVARLIRDRLGLRKLVTASPVVLVRNGAMVEAGMQKARLGAADVRQAARQAGHGSFTDIAAMILETDGTISTITFDQLGDGDTLDDLPDLEAVGAQGMRHSVARPGK, encoded by the coding sequence ATGTGGTACTCCGGACTTGATCCCATCATTCGTATTGTGCTCGTCGGCAGCTCATCGTATGTGGCACTGTTGGTGATGCTGCGCATTGTCGGCGCCCGTTCGTTGGCAAAGTTCAACGCTTTCGACTTTGCGGTGACCGTGGCCGTCGGCTCGATGCTGGCCACCGCAGTCACCTCCACTGATCTGGCGTTTAGCTCAGGATTGGCGGCAATCGCATTAATGCTAGTGCTGCAATTTATTGTCGCCCGGCTAATCCGCGATCGGCTAGGGCTGCGCAAACTAGTAACCGCCTCCCCGGTGGTACTGGTGCGCAACGGGGCAATGGTTGAAGCTGGCATGCAGAAAGCCCGCCTTGGGGCAGCTGATGTTCGGCAAGCCGCCCGGCAGGCGGGGCACGGCAGTTTTACCGATATTGCTGCAATGATCCTCGAAACCGACGGAACAATATCCACCATCACCTTTGACCAGCTTGGCGACGGTGACACCTTAGATGATCTGCCCGACTTGGAAGCAGTTGGCGCGCAAGGCATGCGTCACAGCGTGGCGCGACCGGGGAAGTAG